CGCCGCCACGACTCGGGTACGTCGCCGGTGACCCGCAGCCGGGCGAGCAGGGCCACGACGCAGCGGGCGAGCAGCAGCGCGGCCCGCCACAGCAGGGGCGGGCGCCAGGGGGAGTGCGGGGTGTCCATCAGCGCTCGATGCTGCCATGTCGAGGCACGCGGTGGGCTCGGCCGGTCGTCCGACGTTCACCGGCGCCGGCCGTAGGTGATCAAGGTCATTGGTCCCGGTCGGGTTCGGGACCTCCGCCCCTGCCCAGACTTCTACGACGGCAGGTAGTATTTACTACGTCCTGTAGTAAGCAGACCTGGGGGTCCTGGTGGACGCGTTGGACGTCGCCCGCTGGCAGTTCGGTGTCACCACCGTCTACCACTTTCTCTTCGTACCACTGACCATCGGACTCTCCGTCCTGGTCGCCATCCTGCAGACCCTCTGGCACCGCACCGGCAACGAAAAATACCTCAAACTCACCAAGTTCTACGGCAAACTCTTCCTCATCAACTTCGCCATGGGCGTCGTCACCGGCATCGTGCAGGAATTCCAGTTCGGCATGAACTGGAGCGACTACTCCCGCTTCGTCGGCGACATCTTCGGCGCCCCCCTGGCCATCGAAGCCCTCGTCGCCTTCTTCCTCGAATCCACCTTCATCGGCCTGTGGATCTTCGGCTGGGACCGCCTACCCCGACGCCTGCACCTGGCCAGCATCTGGGCCGCCGCCATCGGCAGCAACCTCAGCGCCTACTTCATCCTCGCCGCCAACTCCTGGATGCAGAACCCCGTCGGCTACCGCATCAACCCCGACACCGGCCGCGCCGAACTCACCGACTTCGTCGCCGTCCTGACCAACAAGGTCGCCCTCATCACCTTCCCCCACACCATCGCCGGCAGCTTCCTCGTCGCCGGCAGCCTGCTCGTCGCCGTCGCCGTCTGGCACCTGGTGCGCCGCCCGGACAACCCCGACACCCCGGCCTACCGCTTCGCCGCCAAGATGGGCGCCCTGGTCGCCCTGATCTCCACCGCCGGGCTCCTGGTCACCGGCGACATCCAGAGCAAGATCATGACCGAGGTGCAGCCCATGAAGATGGCCGCCGCCGAAGGCCTCTACACCACCGAAAGCCCCGCCGCCTTCTCCGTACTCACCGTCGGCAGCCTCGACGGCAGCCGGGAGGTCTTCGCCCTGAAGATCCCCCACCTGCTCTCCTTCCTCAGCACCGGGGACCCCGACGGCACCGTCCACGGCATCAACGACCTCCAGGCCCAGTACGCCGCCCAGTACGGCCCCGGCAACTACGCCCCGATCATCCCCGTCGCCTACTGGAGCTTCCGCTTCATGATCGGGTTCGGGCTCGCCGCCGCCGCCATCGCCCTCTGGGTGCTCTGGGCCCAGCGCCGAGGCCGCACCCCACGCAGCCGGTGGCTGCTGCGCGCCGCCGTGATCATGCCGATCCTGCCCCTGCTGGCCAACTCCTTCGGCTGGATCTTCACCGAGATGGGCCGTCAACCCTGGATCGTCTTCGGGGAGATGCTCACCCGCGACGGGGTATCCCGCAGCGTCAGCCTCGCC
Above is a window of Micromonospora yangpuensis DNA encoding:
- a CDS encoding cytochrome ubiquinol oxidase subunit I; amino-acid sequence: MDALDVARWQFGVTTVYHFLFVPLTIGLSVLVAILQTLWHRTGNEKYLKLTKFYGKLFLINFAMGVVTGIVQEFQFGMNWSDYSRFVGDIFGAPLAIEALVAFFLESTFIGLWIFGWDRLPRRLHLASIWAAAIGSNLSAYFILAANSWMQNPVGYRINPDTGRAELTDFVAVLTNKVALITFPHTIAGSFLVAGSLLVAVAVWHLVRRPDNPDTPAYRFAAKMGALVALISTAGLLVTGDIQSKIMTEVQPMKMAAAEGLYTTESPAAFSVLTVGSLDGSREVFALKIPHLLSFLSTGDPDGTVHGINDLQAQYAAQYGPGNYAPIIPVAYWSFRFMIGFGLAAAAIALWVLWAQRRGRTPRSRWLLRAAVIMPILPLLANSFGWIFTEMGRQPWIVFGEMLTRDGVSRSVSLAEVLTSFAAFTLIYATLAVIEVKLLLRYARAGVPEITEPPDTHDTDDDTDRPLAFAY